The Streptomyces noursei ATCC 11455 sequence CGATGTCGCCGACCACCACCACCGGGATCCGTGCCGCCCGGGCGATGCCCATGTTGACGATGTCGGTCCGCCGCAGGTTGATCTCGGCGGGGCTGCCGGCGCCCTCGCAGATCACCGCGTCGTGGGTGCGCCGCAGCTCCGCCAGGCAGTCCGTCACGGTGCCCAGCAACTGCTCCTGCCGCCCCGCGTGGTAGCCGCGCGCGCTCAGCTCGCCCACCGGCTTCCCCAGCAGCACCACCTGGCTGCTGCGGTCGCCGCCCGGCTTGAGCAGCACCGGGTTCATCAGCGCGGTCGGCTCGACCCGGGCCGCGGCCGCCTGCATCGCCTGCGCCCGGCCGATCTCCGCGCCCTCCCGGGTCACGAACGAGTTCAGCGACATGTTCTGCGCCTTGAAGGGCGCCACCGAGACGCCCTGCCGGACCAGCCAACGACAGATGCCGGCGGTCACCACGCTCTTGCCGGCGTCGGACGTCGTCCCGGCCACCAGCAGCCCGCCGCCCACGGCCCCGCCGGCCGCCCTCCTCCGCCCGTTCACCGGGTTCTCCTCCCGTTCCCGCGCAGGCTCCTGCGCCGTACCGTGCCCGCCGCCAGCCGGCCCGCCACCGTGACGCCCAGCGCCAGCAGGCCCACCCGCCGGGACAGGCGCACCGCCCGCTCGATGTCGGGCACCTGGGGCGGCCGCGCGCCGCCGTTGAGCACCGGCCGGTGCTCCACCCGCCCGCCGTACGCCAGGGTGCCGCCCAGGCGGACGCCCAGCGCCCCCGCGAACGACGCCTCCACCGGGCCCGCGTTGGGGCTCGGATGGGCCCCGCCGTCCGCCCGCCAGGCCCGCAGCGCACCGCGCCGGTCCGGGCCCGCCAGGACCGCCAGCGCCGCGGTCAGCCGGGCGCCGGGCCAGCCGGCGACGTCGTCGAGACGGGCCGCCGCCCAGCCGAACCGCCGGTAGCGCGGCGACTTGTGACCCACCATCGCGTCCAGGGTGTTCACCGCCCGGAACGCCACCAGACCGGGCACGCCGCCGAGGGCGCCCCACACCAGGGCCCCCACCACCGCGTCCGAGGTGTTCTCGGCGACCGACTCCACCACCGCACGGGCCATCTGCGGCCCGTCCAGGGACTGCGGATCGCGCCCGCACAGATGCGGCAGCCGTTCCCGCGCCACGTCCAGGTCGCCGACGGCCAGCGCGCCGCCCACGGCCCGCGCCTCCCGGCCGAGCGAGGTGCCGCCCAGCACCGCCCACGTCGCCGCCGCGGTCAGCGCGGTCCGGGCGCCCGGACGGTCCCGCAGGGCGCGCTCCAGCAGCGCGGCGCCGACGGCCGCGCCGCCCGCGCAGACCAGGGTGTGGGCCGTCCCGTGGCCGCGGTGGTCGCGCCACAGCCGGCGTTCGACGGCGCCCGCGGCCCGGCCGAACGCGGCCACCGGATGGCCGCGCCGCGGATCCGCCGCGATCAGATCACCGAGGTAGCCGAGGACCGCGCCGCACGCATATCCCGCGTGTTCGCCGCGCATCGGATCAGGCCGCCGTCCGCCCTCGAAGGGACCCGGCGGCAGCGGGCAGGGGAGTTCTCGACGGGCAGCCGGGCATGGCGGTATGTCCTCACTCAGGGTCCGCGCCCTGGCTCGACGTGACGGCGACCAGAGTCTCCTGGCTCCCGG is a genomic window containing:
- a CDS encoding cobalamin biosynthesis protein translates to MRGEHAGYACGAVLGYLGDLIAADPRRGHPVAAFGRAAGAVERRLWRDHRGHGTAHTLVCAGGAAVGAALLERALRDRPGARTALTAAATWAVLGGTSLGREARAVGGALAVGDLDVARERLPHLCGRDPQSLDGPQMARAVVESVAENTSDAVVGALVWGALGGVPGLVAFRAVNTLDAMVGHKSPRYRRFGWAAARLDDVAGWPGARLTAALAVLAGPDRRGALRAWRADGGAHPSPNAGPVEASFAGALGVRLGGTLAYGGRVEHRPVLNGGARPPQVPDIERAVRLSRRVGLLALGVTVAGRLAAGTVRRRSLRGNGRRTR